The Panicum virgatum strain AP13 chromosome 6K, P.virgatum_v5, whole genome shotgun sequence nucleotide sequence TATTAGGATTTTGTTGCAACAATTGAAACTTTTTACTCACACAATATCTTCAGACAAGAATGATGCTCTAAGCTCATAGTGAGATTAGACATAAAACCTGAACTCTAAAAAAATCTTTCACCCCTCAACTCTTGAAATTAGGTAGACAACGCTCACAACCCATTTTCAGTCCGACTTTGTGCCTGGTAGAGCTACACATTAGCATACCTAAAGTGTTGGTACCAACGCCATCTATTTTGATACTCTGGCATTAGCCATGATGCTATGGATGTGAGCAAAAACTTCAATCTGCTATCTAGCAATAACTCTTTCCTTAGCATTCATCACAAATTGACGTGCATTTATTTTTCCTTCAATGGAGACATTTTCTGACAGGTGCCGTAATAAATAGGTACCATTGTATTAGGATTCTGTTGCAACAACCAAATCTTTTTCACACAGTATCCAAGCGGCAACTTGTTACTGAGAAGAATGATGCCTAAGCTCATAGTGAGATCAGAAATAAAACCTGAACTCTAAAAAATCTTCTCCCGCACCTCAACTCTTAAAATTGCATAGACAACACTCACAACCCATTTTCAGTCTGGCTTTGTGCATGGTAGGACTACAATATCAGCATACCCTTCCAAATCAGCCCACACATGTCAAAAGAGTTTGAGCGCGTCGGCGCGTGCAACAATGTCTTACGGCGATCGTCGCCGCTAGTTGCTCGTCGCACCCCTCTCTCCTTCAATTCCTCTCTCTTTCCTTTCCTGAGATGTGGCTCATTTGACTAGTTCTTGTTTCGGCCCGAGCCAAACTGTAGCGGCTCTCGATCACATGCAGTGGGCTCGATCGACTCTGAAGTTTGATCGAGCTGCTGGTTGGCCGGAGAACTGTCTGAGGCTGCTGGAAGTATGTACTATGTAATCATCCGAGCGTTGCGTTATGCAGTTGTAGTTGTAGCCATGTGTGCAGCCATGAAGTGTCTCCAACAGGCACAACGGTGTTGTTTGACGAGTGCTCAGTGCTAATAAACATAAAACCGGTGCGTAGATCATCTGCAACGTCaaacgaaaaaaaaacattccTGATTCTCGATTCAATGTCATATATGCTATAATGCTAATTTGCATCACCTAATTTATTTTCAATGCCAAACAAAAAAAGACATTCAGCGTAATGAAAGCACGCACAATTATTTCCTTACTATCATTAATTGCATGCACTAAATACTAATAAACCTGTTActtaatactccctccgtccggaAATGATCTACGTATTTTGACTAGgaaaagtcaaactttataaactttgactaataattagttaaattatatgtataattagtttataaaatttatgTCAATACATATGTATTCAAAGAGGTTTTGAGATGACATTGAGTTATTCGTAATTGACATTATATTCTAAGAGTGATTAATAAGTCAAACTTTACTTCGAATGACTTTCTCTAGTCAAAATATGTAGATCATttccgaacggagggagtattatgtAATACTGTCTAGAAGATTTGGTGACAGAACAAAAAGATTTGTGTAGGTGATGAATGAATACCATCACGCGCGCCATGTGCAGGTGATGAAGAGGCgataaaaaaaaaaaaccaccaTCAACTAGTAGCAGGAGCACCGATAAGTGAGATGAGCTCACGGCTCACCTATCTAGTGCCAGGCTCCCAGTGGCCACGGGTATATGCTGCAACTTTCAACACTTCCAGTGGATCAAGCCATCATATGTACAACAGTACAAGAGTGGCAGGTAGGCAAAGGCATGGCACTCCTCCAGATTTTGGTTCAAGCAAACCGCAAGATTAGAGCCACACTTAGGATGCAAAAGTTGTCTTTCCCTGTCATCAACTTAATCATTTTTTTTGCGAGGGTTGTACTATTTATTAATTATAATGGTCCATGATGCCCCCACATGATTAAATGAGGTCTTTCTGCGGGGAAAGATGATGCTTATTTCGATCTATAATGATTTGAGGTGCTTGTCAAAAGCATACTCATTCTTACCGAAACACTTTCAAGTTCTGAGTAATAAAAAACCTTGGTATGAACCAAATCAACTTTCCATATGTCTGGTAGCACTGCTATGTTAATATATAAACGATCTTTTACTAATTTGATTGTCCTTTTAGGGTCAATGTGAATTTTCGCCCCACGCCATGTCCCTAATTTGTTGCCAACCGGAAGTATCTATATTGTAGAAAAGTAAGGATCAAATTTAGTGCTTAAGGATCAAAATATGGTATTTTCAAGATATTATTGAATGATACCccatacattttttttggatCAGGAAAACACTATCCACATGGTAAATATATATACCGAAAATCTTTCTATGCCATCTCAACGATGCAAACAAAAGAACCTGTGTATGAAATGTTTGCCTCATGTATTAGCAAAGATAAAAACAGGTGTACAGAGTAGAAATTTCAAGCTGCAAAAACACAGTAATTTAGCAAACCGCAATCAAGCACTTGAGGCAAAAGTCTCTAGCAAAGAAAAACTAAAGGAACTCTCTTGCTGCAGAGTGCATGCATGCAGCAGTTATCACTATACTAATTAATCAATAagcatatactccctccgtcccaaaatatacAAAGTCAAACTTATTAAACTTTGACCAACCCTATCTCTAAAAATAAACTATTTCAAACAGAAGAGATTACATATTGTAATAGTTGGTTTCATAATGAATCTActaatataatttttatattattagtTTTTATAATTATTTCACTATTTGTAGTCAAAATTAGAAGATTtaactttgaaaaaaaaattctaaacgTAGCTATATTTTAGGACAGAGGGGTACATCACAACTAACGCTTGATGCCCATGCTTTGCAAAAGACATCCACCGTTAATCAACATGATTATACATGCATAAAGCTAGCACTTACAGTACCAAACGCATACCACGACACACCACAGAGCTAGGAACCTGCCTGGAGAACGAACAGATCGAGCGAGCAGAACACGTACTACAAAGACACTGAAAAACGATAGCTCGTGACACGAAGAGAACCAACACCTACGGCAACATGATCGATCGATCCATGGACCATATAAGCTAGCTTAGCTTCGTTCTCATCATCATCGTCTCCTCTAGATGGCATCGTCACCGTGGATGTGACCATTGGCCCCTCCATCCACATGTGGAGGACCTCCCCTCGACCTGATCTCAACATGCTGCACATGAGCGAAACAGCAGCCGTTATGCACTTAAAAGAAAAAGCTTGAGCTATCAAGGGAATACGAGTGACTGCGTATGTGTTCGTGTCTGTATGTGAGCGAGACAAAAAGAAATGGATGAATCGGCGGCCATCAGTTAACACTATTAGCAGGAGAATAGAGTAGAGATGGACCTGAGATGCCACCGCCTTCGGCTCTATCACGCCAGCTGCTGCAGGAACATAGCGAGACTCATCAGATCAGGAAGCATCATCAGCAGATTTGTGCAATACGCGTACCTAGCTAGCTAGATGTGTTGTCAGTTCAAGGACGGGGAGTGGTGACCGGGGCGCTTACCGGCGTCCTTGCGGCCGCAGCCGGTGATGCGGCCGACGAGGCCGAAGAACTTGTCCTTGAGCTGCACGGCGAGCTTGGCCATGGTGGCCTCACCGGCTGTGGAGGCGGGCTAGCTAGCTGCCGTAGAAGAAGGGGCACGGTGTGATCTAGATCTGATGAGCTCACCTGAATCTAGTAGTGGGAGATGCTGCTGGCCACGGACCTTGTACCTATATACTGCAACCATGGGTTGCCGGGGCAACTTCCCGGCTTCAGTGGACAGCGGGCCTGTTGTAGGCTATATCACAAGCGTGCTGCAGCTAGGTAGGTACTTGCCCAATTTTTGGTTCTGTCCAGAGGCACCAAACAGCGCCGGAAAATTAGTTTAATTCGTCAGCCTTTTTAATTAGACCGTGTTTGGGTCCATTATAACGCTAATAGGTACATGTTAATAGCTAGCAGCTGCTAACAGTTAGCAGGACCTAAATCTCCTTAGGATGCAAAGTTGCAGAGTTCGGGTGTCTgccaaagttaaaaaaaatcgATCCAACACCTGCACAAGATTTTAatacctttttttttgcaaagaaaatTTTAGTAGTTACAAAATTATAAAATTCATTGTTAGATTCTTTTTCTAAAACTCCATAACTCAACTTGCTCCATGACATACAACACAATATTTCGATAAAACCTTCTAGAAATGTCCCCATGTTGTaggttgatttttttaaaaaaaataggaaTGCGTAGTACTCAGGAAAATTAAATGATAAT carries:
- the LOC120713189 gene encoding uncharacterized protein LOC120713189 yields the protein MAKLAVQLKDKFFGLVGRITGCGRKDAAAGVIEPKAVASQHVEIRSRGGPPHVDGGANGHIHGDDAI